The proteins below come from a single Stomoxys calcitrans chromosome 1, idStoCalc2.1, whole genome shotgun sequence genomic window:
- the LOC106086607 gene encoding DNA ligase 1 gives MWYCQLQHFQNTAQAMVNANVVATLFRFANYRIPPFHWHLCTLQLPLSVSRMNFALRQLSRAVRSYSANKHQLSLLTASSRVFLDANKNKTQTSSDEVKKKEEANKKEGAAVVENGTPASDGVSSATKRKSEDASNSPVGQAAKVAKKEVKDEKSPKTKPKKEKSPKSKQQTEKPKDNEENEKSLGNKEKKEESIPKTEDKEETVVVKKEEVVKPETSGSSPKQPVRTMCLQLNDTKVDTIITDYNPDKNNYHPLKDAAWKKGEKIPYLALARTFQLIEETRGRLKMVEILGNFFSSVLVTNPDDLLPSIYLSINQLAPAYEGLELGVAETTLMKIICDTTGRKMDFIKSQTHITGDLGIVAEQSRMAQRMMFKPAPLTIAGVFKKLKDIANAPGKNKITPIKDIFIACRGSEARFFIRSLIGKLRIGIAEQSLINAVATSLVKVKYLDNFRKMSDEKIKSKIDEVTLILKTTYCQCPNYDKIIPTLLEHGIDEIEERCPMLPGVPIKPMLAQPTKGVSEVLERFDGLTITCEFKYDGERAQIHCDENGVISIFSRNQENNTTKYPDIICRIGEFAKSNVKSYIIDSEIVAWDVEQQMILPFQVLTTRKRKNVDVQEIKVQVCVYAFDLLYLNGEPLVTKAFADRRNLMKENFNETEGMWHFAHAMDTSDVDEVQQFLEESIKGNCEGLMVKTLQKDATYEIARRSRNWLKLKKDYLAGCGDSLDLVVIGGYRGKGKRTGSYGGFLLACYDDENEEYQSICKIGTGFSDEDLQTHAEFFKNHVVPNKKSYIACDSSLEPDDWFEPVQVWEVKCADLSISPIHKAAIGIADPEKGISLRFPRFIRIRDDKTAEMATTGREVAYMYNSQDQIKNQQSRQTAMDDDFY, from the exons ATGTGGTATTGCCAGCTTCAACATTTTCAAAACACTGCTCAGGCCATGGTAAACGCTAACgtagtggcaacactgtttcGTTTTGCAAATTATCGCATTCCGCCATTCCATTGGCATTTGTGTACTTTGCAGCTGCCTCTGTCAGTGTCACGAATGAATTTTGCATTGCGCCAGTTGAGCAGAGCAGTCCGCAGTTACAGCGCCAACAAACACCAACTGTCATTGTTGACGGCAAGTTCGCGGGTTTTTCTTGacgcaaataaaaacaaaa CCCAAACATCCAGCGATGAGGTGAAGAAAAAAgaagaagcaaacaaaaaagaagGCGCTGCTGTTGTGGAAAATGGAACGCCGGCCAGTGACGGTGTGTCGTCAGCAACAAAACGAAAATCCGAAGATGCTTCTAATTCGCCTGTTGGTCAGGCGGCAAAGGTGGCCAAAAAAGAAGTGAAAGATGAGAAAAGTCCTAAAACAAAGCCGAAGAAGGAAAAAAGTCCCAAATCGAAACAGCAGACTGAAAAGCCAAAAGATAACGAGGAGAATGAAAAGTCCCTTGGCAATAAGGAGAAAAAGGAAGAGTCCATTCCTAAAACCGAAGACAAAGAAGAGACGGTGGTAGTCAAAAAGGAGGAGGTTGTTAAGCCAGAGACCAGCGGCAGTAGTCCAAAGCAACCAGTAAGGACAATGTGCTTGCAATTAAATGACACCAAAGTGGACACCATTATCACCGACTACAATCCAGATAAGAACAACTATCATCCGTTAAAAGATGCCGCCTGGAAAAAGGGAGAAAAGATACCTTATTTGGCCTTAGCCCGCACCTTCCAATTGATAGAGGAGACCCGTGGACGTTTGAAAATGGTGGAGATTCTGGGCAATTTCTTTAGTTCTGTGCTGGTCACCAACCCGGATGATTTATTGCCCAGCATTTATCTTTCCATTAACCAATTGGCTCCCGCCTATGAGGGCTTGGAACTTGGTGTGGCCGAAACAACACTGATGAAAATTATTTGCGATACCACTGGACGTAAAATGGATTTCATCAAGTCACAAACTCACATAACCGGTGACTTGGGCATTGTGGCCGAGCAGTCCCGAATGGCCCAGAGAATGATGTTCAAGCCCGCTCCACTAACAATTGCAGGAGTTTTCAAAAAACTTAAGGATATTGCCAATGCCCctggcaaaaataaaataactccCATTAAGGACATATTCATAGCTTGCAGAGGATCCGAAGCCAGATTTTTCATTAGATCTCTCATTGGCAAACTGCGCATAGGCATAGCTGAGCAAAGTTTAATTAATGCGGTGGCCACGTCTCTTGTCAAAGTCAAGTATTTGGATAACTTCCGAAAGATGagcgatgaaaagatcaaaagCAAAATCGATGAAGTGACTTTGATATTGAAAACAACATATTGCCAGTGTCCCAACTATGACAAGATCATACCCACTTTGTTGGAGCATGGCATAGATGAGATAGAGGAACGTTGTCCCATGCTACCGGGTGTACCCATCAAGCCCATGTTGGCCCAGCCTACTAAGGGAGTTTCCGAGGTGCTGGAGCGCTTTGATGGTCTAACCATTACCTGTGAGTTTAAGTACGATGGAGAGCGTGCCCAAATACATTGCGATGAGAATGGGGTTATATCAATATTTTCGCGTAATCAGGAAAACAACACCACCAAGTATCCGGATATCATTTGCCGCATAGGAGAATTCGCCAAATCGAATGTTAAGTCCTACATAATAGACAGCGAAATTGTTGCCTGGGATGTGGAGCAGCAAATGATTCTGCCTTTCCAGGTGTTGACTACACGCAAGCGTAAAAATGTCGATGTTCAGgaaatcaaggtacaggtctgTGTCTATGCTTTTGATTTGCTATACTTGAATGGTGAGCCTTTAGTGACCAAAGCCTTTGCGGATCGCAGAAACTTAATGaaggaaaatttcaatgaaactgaAGGCATGTGGCATTTTGCTCACGCCATGGATACCAGTGATGTGGATGAGGTGCAACAATTTCTGGAGGAGTCTATTAAGGGTAACTGTGAAGGCCTTATGGTGAAGACCTTACAGAAAGATGCCACCTATGAGATAGCCAGACGTTCAAGAAATTGGCTAAAGCTGAAGAAGGATTATCTGGCTGGTTGTGGCGACTCTCTGGATCTGGTGGTGATAGGCGGCTATCGTGGCAAAGGCAAACGTACCGGTAGTTATGGTGGTTTCCTGCTGGCCTGCTACGACGATGAAAACGAAGAATATCAAAGCATTTGCAAAATCGGTACCGGCTTCTCCGATGAAGATCTACAAACCCATGCCGAGTTCTTTAAGAATCATGTGGTGCCCAACAAGAAGTCCTATATTGCCTGCGACAGTTCACTGGAACCCGATGATTGGTTCGAACCCGTCCAGGTGTGGGAAGTAAAATGTGCCGATCTCTCCATAAGTCCCATACATAAGGCTGCAATAGGTATAGCGGATCCCGAGAAGGGCATATCGCTACGGTTTCCACGTTTCATAAGAATACGAGACGATAAGACTGCTGAAATGGCCACCACAGGGCGTGAGGTGGCCTACATGTACAACTCGCAAGATCAAATTAAGAATCAGCAAAGTCGTCAAACAGCCATGGATGATGACTTCTATTAG